The DNA sequence TCCATAATTGATTTGTGTTTTGGGTTGATTATTTCCTTGTCAATATATATTATAGATCGAAGAATGCGTACATGTGCATCCAAAAAATGTTTTCTTTTTTGACTAATATGAAATTGATCATTGTAGATTTGTAGTTTCAAACAAAAATGctgtttttaattcatcttAGACGACGACAATAATATAGTAGTTAAGTGGTTAGTTGATTATTGTtgacattattattttaaatacataatgTGTTGCTTAGCTTGAGcctaaaaaaaaaagttgttctTATTGATTAGTATGCGACTATATATGAATATAGGTCTAACTCATCATTTAAGTGGAAATTTTTTCATCCACAATAATactggaactggaacataagaaAATTCAGACACACGTACAAATCACTTTTAAATCATCCCCATAATTAATTCCTTATTAgttaatttgttttaaaataaaagaggACTCCAGCTTCTTCTACATTTggattatttaatttatatgaaGAACAAGACAAGTAcggtttatatatatatatatagtagtaaTAATTAACAATAGCATACTTTGTAAGCAAAAGATGTAACTAATAAAATGAACAAATTAAAGTATATCCTGGTGTTGTTAATAATAAGAACAGCACAAAGTCTGAAGAAGGACAACAGATTAATTAGTTTTGGAAGGAATCAATCAAATTATTAGAAAAACGTTGGAGCTATGTTTGTTAAGCTttagaaaaagacaaaaaaaaaaaagaagaaaagaaaagagagagactTTTTTATAGAATCTGAGCATAGCGCCGGCTTGTTGATGCTTCTTGTAGGAGACAAACTGGAAGTTCCCCTCTCATGCATGCATTATGTCATCTCATTCTTATTAGTTAGTATATTtatctatcttttttttttctctttttacttaattttccaGGTTATCGAGATTTTATATGTATAAGAGTGTTATCAAACTATACTTAGCTTCTTTTTATATTCGGAGTATAATTTTTGTATgcgtttttttaatttatttaaatttaaaattatttttttataataaagatTGAATGATAATATATCATAAAATcgtttatttcaaaaatataaaatattatatgacggtatttaaataattatatatctgacaataaaaatgttatcataaaaaaatgctcatatatactatatctataatattaattagaaacttaaattttaaaaatatcttaaaagGATAGAAGTGTTTGTCATTTTAAATTTcgaaaagtataaactattaaaaTTGTATTCGATTCTCAAcaatttttgacaaaaataattctcAATTTTAAGAATAACAAAATGTCtccaaaatattataaaatgcAACAAAAGTAACAAAAAGTAATAGTACTTTTTTATAAATGATAAATAacttttatatttgataaatcacgtattttaatataatattttataaaaatatttgaataaatattttaaaaaatacatataaaaagTTGGATAAAAATTCaatctttataatttttattttttaaaggtATTCTTATTTACTTAACTTAAAATAACCAAAATTCACTTAAGGATAAAactatgttattttttaatcatactCTCAAAACCcacattaaaatttaatttttaaagcatTTTTTGAGAATATATACATTTGATGTTGgattttttattactttttaaaatatctaaaaaattattattaataaaaataaatgatattttttcaaaattttaaaaaatcaagagtaattttagtaatttattaACGGAATTTAAACTTAccttttcaataaaataaaagttgacaattgctaataaaataatttttgtcaTTAATTATTAAACAAATTTATTAACATAATTTTAAAGTAACTTTTAATTATGGAATCTTTCCTAAATTTTTAACTAAGTAAACAAGCTTTTTTGTAGTGATGGCAATGTTGGTCCTAATAATTTATCTCCTGCGTCATAATCCAATATGGGTATATCAAAATCAGTTACATAAATTAGTgagtaatataaaatatatattaaaataaaatatatattaaatataaattaaattatatatatttatatataaatatattaataattaattttagtgattaattttaattttaatatacgaaaaatattattttcaaataaagtaATCCAACAAACAAGTTTGGTCATGCATCAAGAGCAAGGATTTCACGTGGACTATTACTAAACTAAGCACAATTTTCTCTTGcctattatttaatattaaatttttgttgaatttatttttttataacaaatttaaatatttagaatttattaattttatatttttaaattaaatattatttatttatttatttatttattttagataattagacaCTAAATATTTAGACACCATGACTCCATATACAAACACCCTAAACTAAATATGTACGTTAGTTATCTCTAACGAAGAACTCCCTTTTtcatttgtaattttttttatcccgtgtgttattatagaaattaatttttttataaaattatgcaaaatttaaattttttatacattgttatgtatttattaaaataaaaaattaaatatttttattagtaataATCAAAGACACATATGATATTAgtcaaacttttttttatatattaataataattaataattatgaaCACATACTTAAGCTACAAAACAGAGGGGATCTTGAAGGATTCTCTGATATTCATGTTACTTCTGAAAAAGAACATGTTatctatctttttatttttttttttacaataaacCACTTGATTCGTCCGAACACTGGAGGCCGAGCTCAAGCACTTCCGAGTAGATCGCCGGTAAAGGGGAAGAGCTTTACGTCGGCCGGAATCAAACACCGCGGCGGGAATGCCTGCACAAgatactccgacgctcaagtcagtagTGATTCAAAGTGAATGAAATAAGTTTAGAGTAAAGAGTAGGAGACTGATAGTGATAGAACCTGAGACCTAACCGGGTGTATTAGCTAGGTTTTATAGAAGTTATTTTACCGTTTAATGTGGATAGGTCCTGGTTTTTAGGTTGGTTATGATTCTCCATTTAAGAGATTAAGTTGAGCACGTCTCGTATTTCTCAAATAGTTGTTTCTGAGATTTTCTGCTCACGTGCCAAGCTTGGTTGACGTGCCGCCTGCTCCAGATAGTTATGTGCCGAGTATATCGGGCGGTTGATGCGCGGCCGAGCATTATGTGCTGAGCTTATTGCGCAACCGAGGATAAGGATGACGTATCATAGCCCCCAAGCTTGCCTTGGTGCAGGTGGGGCTAAGGCGAGCTTTTCGGACCAAGGCTGCTGAATCCTCGGTTGCTAACCTTGTCTTGTATATGGTCCTCGTAGCCCCCAAGCTTGCCTTAGTGGGGTGTGTTGATTTTGAAACGTTTTTATAGCATTTAATGCTTACTCTGTTTTTCGCGCTCTAATGAATGATTGATGTGATTGTGCTGCGCGTTCCAAGGAACCCTTGACCGTCTGATTTACAGAGTGGTGATAGTGGTTTTTTGATGGTTTTTGATTAAGGGTAACGTTCCATATGTAACTGCTTCCTCTGCAATAAACTTGTTTGCCTTGAATTCTTATTGTTTCTTTTTCTGTGTTGGTGATTTCTGCGATTTGGGGAAAATGAGCAAAAAAGGTGAGTGCTGATTTGcgttcttctaccttctttatttcttattttGGCTTTTGGTGTATTCATGGAAGGAGGGAGGGTTGATGCTGCTGGGGGTGATCCCTATAGTTGGGTTGACAGTAGGGTTAGGGATTATGTTTCTCAGTTTAGTGATAAGGTATCGGTTGAGGTGCTGGGTTCTAATGTTTGGGTTAGGAACGGTAGTGAGATTAAGATAGAAATACTACCCTGTGATTCTGATGACCGCGTCTTCCATTGTCGTAATGACTGGGCTTTTTTCTATATGTATAACTGCTTGTTTATTGAATTAGGAGTTAGGCTTCCCTTCACTGAGTTTGAATGTGGTGTTTTACACTGGTTGAATTGTGCCCCGAGTCAGCTACATCCTAACTCATGGGGTTTTGTTCGAGCGTTCGAGGTCTTGATGGAACTGTTGGAGCGTCCGCCGTCTTTGAGgttgtttttctctttgttCCAGGCGAAGGGGGTGAATAGAGGGTTGTGGGTTAATCTGAGCAGTTATCCTCGCCGTGCTGTGTTTGGCCTGTATAAGTCCTCGTTTAAGGATTTTAAATCCATgtttgttaaggttaggagtgTTCCCGAAGACTTCCCGTTTTATTTAGATGAGCATTTAGTTGAGAGGTTTCCATTGTTTTGGCGTTCCGAGCCGTATCAATCTTTGGACGTAGATGATAGGTCGCCTGATGATGACATTGTGATGGATTTTTTGTTTAAATCCTTGGGTCCGAAAGGTTTGTTATCTGTTGGCGAGATGTTGAAATGGGATACTGATAGGCAGGCTGTGTATGATCACATAGGTAATCTGTTTTGCTGCATTTGTTCTAAGCCgatatttttatatgttgttCCTTATCCTGGTTGTTTTCTGGTTTGCAGATGAGAAGGCTCCTGCCATTACCACGGCAGGTTTGAAGCTCTTCTTTAATCAGCGCAAGAAAGGAGAAAAGGAGGTTTCATCAAATGCTGGAAGAGGACCTGCTGCTTTGATTCATCACGGCCTGGGACagaaacagaaaaggaagagaggGCAGGGTCAAGGTAGCCTTGCCGAGGTTTTAGATGGTGCTGGGGGGTCATCTACGATTCTGCAGATGGTCGAGTCTGCTTATGAATCACAGAAGAGGCTTCATGGGTACGATGAGAACATGCACGCTAGATCTTTGTGGGCGAAATTGTATCCTTTTGGGACGATGGCTGATGAGCTTTGTTGTTTTCCGGATGATATAAAAATGATTGACGAGGTTGGTCGGGCTGGTGTTAGCCGATTTCTTCAGGTATAGATTATTTTGTTGTCTTTGTGAATTTTGTTGTCTTTGTGAATTTTGTTGTCTTTGTGAATTTTTGTTGATGCCCCATATTTACTTTGTCTTTATTTCGTAGGTGATTGGTGCTAGGATTGTTGCCATTGGCCGAGCCCAGGAGCTTGCCCTGGATCGGGAGCAGAATGAAGCTTCTCGTGTAGAAGAGCTGTCTGGGATCATTCAGGAGAGAGACCGAAAGATAGCCGAACTTTCTGCCTCTATGGAGAAGAAAGATTCGGAATTGGCTGATGGGAAGAAACTTCAAAAGGCCTCATCGGAGAAGTTGGAAGTTATGGAGTCCGAGAACAATCAGCTCTCTTCTCGGATCAAAGAACTAGAAAGCGGGATTTATGAGGCTTTTGCTCAAGGCTTTGACCGTGCCGTTTCCCAGGTGAAGGTGCTGTACCCGGAAGCTGATCCTTCAAAGTTCGATGTTCTAAAGGTGGTCGTAAATGGCGAGCTTGTGGATGACGAGGCTGTTGCTGGGAGTGAAAGTGAAGGATCTAGCATAGGTGATAAAGCAGAATAGGCTTCTGTTAGTTTACTCTTTTTGTTTTGTGCAAGGTGTTGTAATTGACTGTTTTGGTTTTGAACAATCTTCTAGTTTCATCGTTTTGTAGTGGTATTTTGGCCTCCGAGCAGCTCGGTTTGGCAATGactgttttaattttataaaatatgatgTTTCTGCaatgtgatgagaattatatgtTGTGCTGCGATTGCAAGTGTGTGTGTATGTTTGCATTGATGACAGTTGCAATTGTCTCTTGATTGTTGGTAAAGAGAGTGGTAGCTCTAATATAAGGGTTATAGTAGAGTGATCCCTTAGGACTTGTTTAAATAGCTTGGCGTTTGTTGTATTTACATGTACTTCTCCGAGTATTATTACCGAAACGCCCATGTTATTCTCTGAGTATAAAGCTCGGATTTTGAATGTTCATTTGTTAGAGATGAAGGGAATGTCAGTATATATTTGTCCGAGTATTATGCTCGGCATGCGCATGTTGAATTCCGAGTATGAAGCTCGGACTAGTATGCTTGTTAGAAAAATTTTGACTTGTTTTTGTGGTGGAGGTTTTCCGAGAAATAAGCTCGGCTCTTGATGTTAAAGTTCCGAGGGTTATGCTCGGATTCTCTGAAATGCACGTTTAACTGTCAAAATGTGAACCGTTTTGATTGCTCAATAGTTTGTATGGGTACAATGATTTGTTGCGTCcggcctcgttaaaaccctcTCCGAGTAAAACCCATGTATTTTGGGAGAAAACCTTCGaaggggaaaaagagtaccatCATTCGCAAATTACAGATTACATCATGACTGATATTTCTTTAAGGAGGAGATATTCCATGTTCCTGGAAGTTGGTCCCCTTGAAGGGTTTCGAGCTTGTAAGCCCCCTTTCCGAGACTTTGGAGAACTCGGAAAGGCCCTTCCCAGTTTGCCGCCAATTTGCCATGTGCCGGAGGTTTCCGGGCTTCTTCTGTGCGCCTGAGTACGAGGTCTCCATTGTTGAAAGACCTGTGAACTACTTTTCTGTTGTGTCTTTGCTCCAGGTATTGTTTTCTGGCTCGTTGCTTTATGGCGGAAATATCTCTTTCCTCTTCTACGAGGTCCAACTCGGCTGTCCGAGTTTGCAGGTTATTTGTTTCATCATAGAGCTCGGTCCTTAATGTTGGGACGCTGACCTCTACTGGGATAAGTGCTTCTGCGCCATATACCAGTTTGAAAGGAGTTTCTCCTGTGGCAGATTGAATGGTGGTATTGTAACTCCATAGAATTTCTGGAATGAGGTCGGCCCATTCTCCCTTAGCGTCGCCGAGCTTTTTCTTTAACCCCTGCAAGATAATTCTGTTAGCCGATTCAACTTGTCCGTTAGTTTGCGGGTGCTCTACTGAGCTGAAATGATGTTTGATGTTGAAGTTTGTTAGAAAGGTGGCGAGCTTATGATCTGTAAATTGTCTCCCGTTATCCGAGATTATCTCTCTTGGGATACCGTATCTACATATGATATTTTTCCATAAAAAAGATCGCACTTTTTCTGCCGTTATATGTGCTAGTGGTTGTGCCTCTAtccacttagaaaaataatctATTGAAACCAAGAGGAACTTTACCTGGCCTGGCGCTTTCGGAAAAGGTCCGAGGATATCTAATCCCCACCTATCGAAAGGCCAGCTTACCTCTGTGGTATGGAGTTCTTCGGCTGGGGTCTCCGAGAGGGTGGCATGCTTTTGACAATTATCACATGCCTTGACTTTGGAGGTGCAGTCCCGTTTTATCGTCGGCCAATAATATCCTGTTCGCAGGATCTTTGCTGCTAATGCTCGGCCACCGATATGGTTGCCGCAGACTCCTTCATGTGTTTCGGCCATAACCTCCTCGGCTTCCTCCTTGCTGATGCACTTGAGCAATGGTTGTGAATGTCCTCGTCTGTATAGGGTGTTTCCGAGCACTGTATAGAAACTTGCTCTTCTTCGGAAGAGCGGCAAGTTTGACTCATCATTTGGAATGGTGCCTGTATTGATGTAATCGAAAAAAGGTGCTCGCCAATCTGGGACCTGTGTAATACTCAGAATTGTATCCTGCTCAAAACTTGGTTTATCAAGTGTTAGCTGGGACAGTGCCGATGTGTTTTCGGCTTGCCGAGTTGTGGCTAACTTAGATAACACATCGGCCCTTGTGTTTTGTTCTCGGTTTAcatgaataatatcaaattctttgaattttgaaatcagATCCTTTGTTATGAGCCAATATTTCTCTAACAAAGGATCTTTTACCTGGAATTCGCCCTTTATTTGATGTACCACTAAGGAAGAGTCGCAGTAGGCTGTTATTCGAGGTATTTGCAGTTGTAGGGCGAGCTTTAATCCAGCGAGTAGGGcctcatattctgcctgattgttgcTGGCGTTGAAACGGAACTGTAGTGACTGCTCGGCCACCACCTTGTCTCCTTCTTTGAGAAGTATCCCAGCCCCACTGCCTTCTTTGTTGGATGTTCCGTCTACATGTATGGTCCATCTGACTTCTGTATTATATGTGTCATTTGTCATCTCTGATATAAAGTCGGCTAGCACCTGTGACTTCAATATTTTCCTTGATTCGTACCGGAtgtcgaactcggagagctcgaCCGACCATTTTATTAATCTGCCGGCGAGCTCGGGTCTGGTTAGTATCTGCCTTAATGGTTGGTCCGTTCGTACTATGATTGTGTGGCTCTGGAAATAGTGCCGCAGTCTTCTTGCTGTTGTAATTAGTGCCAGTGCCAATTGTTCTATCTTCGGGTACCTTGTTTCTGTTGGTTGCAGTACCCTACTGATGAAATACACTGGGTTTTGCTTTTTCCCTATTTCTGTTACCAAAACCGAGCTTATAGCATGGTTAGATACTGATAAGTATAAATATAATGGGTTACCTGTCTCTGGTTTCTGGAGGATTGGTGGTGATGTCAAGTGTTGTTTAAGTTCGGTGAAGGCATTTTCACATTCGTCTGTCCAGTTGAACTTCTTGCCTTTAGAGAATGTCTGGAAAAAGTGATAAGATCGGTTTGCCACTGCAGGTAGGAAACGTGACATGGCAGCTATTCGTCCTGCAAGTTGCTGGACTTCCTTTACTGTTCTTGGGCTTGTCATGTTTAGCATGGCCTTGCACTTTTCTGGGTTGGCCTCGATGCCTCGAGATGTTAACATGAATCCCAGGAACTTCCCTCCTTGTACTCCGAACGCGCATTTGTCTGGATTGAGTCTCATGTTGTATGCTCGGATTTGTCTGAAGATTTCTACTAAGTCGTCACAGTGTGACCCCTGCATTGGTGTTTTTGCTACCATGTCATCCACATAGACTTCCATGTTGCGGCCTATCTGTTGTTGGAATACCTTGTCCATTAACATTTGATATGCCGCACCTGCATTCTTTAGGCCAAAGGGCATTACCTTGTAACAAAAATTCCCATGTTCTGTTATAAAAGCTGTTTTGCTTTGGTCTTCTGGGTGCATTAGGATCTGGTTATAGccagagtatgcatccatgaaacTCAAAGCTTTAAAACCAGAGGCGTTATCAACTAATTTATCAATACAAGGCAATGGATAAGCATCTTTGGGACAGGCTTTATTTAAGTTTGTAAAGTCGACGCACATGCGCCATTTACCTGAGTTTTTCCTTACCATTACCACGTTGGACAACCATGTGGTGAAACGAATTTCTCGGATGAAACCTGCATTGAGGAGCTTTTTGGTTTCTTCTAGTGCTGCTTGTTTTTTCTCTTCCCCGAGGTTCCTTTTCTTCTGCGCAACTGGTCGGGCTGTTTTGTCAATTGCTAGTTTGTGGCAGATGACCTCTGGGTTTATTCCGGGCATGTCCTCCGGCGTCCATGCGAAAAGGTCGGCGTTTTGACGCAGTGTGTGAATGAGTCTTGCTCGGTCTGCCCCTTCTAATGCTTCTCCAACATATGTGTATTGGTTGTCGTCTGCTGTTAGTGTTACTTGTTGAAGATTGTCCATTGGCCGAGGTCTTCCCTAGGGTCAAGATCGGCTAGTGTCGCTGTGCTGGCGGACGTTTGGATGGCTTGGACCTGGGGCCGAGCTTCTTGTTTTGTTTGTACTGGTTTTAGGCCGGCATTATAGCATTGCCGAGCTTCTTGATGGTCGGCATACACTGCAGCGATCTTGTTTTCCTGTACTGGAAACTTGACACACAGATGTAATGTGGATACCACTGCCCTGAATGTGTTCAGTGCGGGTCTCCCAAGTATAATATTATAAGGGCTGTAACAGTTTACTATTAGGTATTGAATATCAATTGATTTTGCCATAGGGATCTCTCCCATTGTGGTCTTTAGCCATATGTGTCCCCTGATGGGGACTCTCTCTCCGGAGAACCCAATTAGCTCTCCAGAGGAGGGTTGTATCAATTTTTCTGATAATTTCATTTTAGTAAACGTAGAGTAAAATAAAACGTCAGCACTACTACCTGGATCTAACAATGTTTTTCTTACCAACAGATCTCCAACCTGGATTGAAATTACCACGGGGTCGTCGAGGTTAGGGCTTACCGATTTGAAGTCTGTTTGATTGAAGGATATTGTGACGTCTGGTCCTTTGTCCTTCTTTGGCTGTATGGTTCCTTCGATTGCCAGCATTGCTCTGTAGCTCCGCTTCCTGGCCGAGCTTGTTTCTCCTCCGCCTGCGAATCCTCCCGATATGTGGTTGATGACTCCTCTTGGCGGATCAGGAGCGATCCTTTCTTTTTTGTCGTCAGCCGTTGCTTGCTTATGCTCTGCCCTGTCCGAGTTTCCCCCTTTGCCCTTCCGGGTCTCGATGTACTTGTCCAGGAGACCTTGGCGTGCTAATCTTTCCAGGAGGTCCTTCGCGACGATGCAGTCGTCTGTGGTATGACCGAACTTCCGGTGCAAGGCGCAATGTTTTGTTTTGTCCACGAATCGTTGATCCTGGTAGTTCCCTGCTCGGGCTGGCGGTTTTATGATTTTGGCGTTGAGGATTTCTCTGATGATGTTTTCTCTTCTGGTGTTGAATCTGGTGTATGTGTTGTACTTTGACGCTGGCTTGGGAGGTTTCTTTGTGTCCCTGTTGCCTGGAGATCTGAAGGGCCTTTCCTCATCTCTCCGTTGTGGTTGTTTGTCTGATTTCTGGGCTTCTCGGAGTTCTTCGATTTCCATTTGACCTGCAGCCCTTTCTCGGAACTCCTCCAGGGTCTTTGGTTTTGTTATGGCGATGGTCTCCCGAAATTTACCAGGTCTGAGACCGGCTTTGAGGGCGTGCAGGTGAACGGCTGGGTCCAAGTCTTGGATCTCCATGGTGGCGTCAGCGAACCTGGTCAGGTAGTCTTTCAGGCTCTCATGCTGGCCTTGCTTGATGGTGCCGAGATAGTCCGATCCGTGCACATAGATTCTTGACGCGGCAAAGTAATCGATGAATGATCTGGCAAGGTCTTCAAAAGAGGAAATTGATCCTTCTGGGAGTTTGGAGAACCAGAGCAATGCAGCACCGTCGAGGTAGGTTGGGAATGCTCGGCAAAGGACAGGCTCGTTCTTAGGGCCGTTGAAAAACATCATTGACTGGAACTTCTTTATGTGGGCTCGGGGGTCGCCGAACCCTTTATATGGTTCCAGTGCGGTCGGGAGAGTAAAGTTTTTCGGCATCTGATAATTTGTGATCTCCTCGGAGAAGGGGTTGTCGAGGGTGAGCTTCTCCTTTGGCGGGGCGATGTTCAAGGGATCTGTAGCACCTTGAGCCGAGTTTTTGGAACTTTCTCCATTGTTCTGCGTAGACAACTCGGCTATTCTTCGTACCTCCGCCTGCAGCTCGGCGATTCGAGCTAGGAGGTCATCCTGTGAGAGTTGTGGGCTTTCCTTGTCAGCCATGTTCGAGGATCGGGAATCCTGCAAAATAGGGTAGAAGACTAAACAAAGAAAGAAGTGGGGTTAGATGTACTCcggccccacggtgggcgccaagTGATTCGTCCGAACACTGGAGGCCGAGCTCAAGCACTTCCGAGTAGATCGCCGGTAAAGGGGAAGAGCTTTACGTCGGCCGGAATCAAACACCGCGGCGGGAATACCTGCACAAgatactccgacgctcaagtcagtagTGATTCAAAGTGAATGAAATAAGTTTAGAGTAAAGAGTAGGAGACTGAGAGTGATAGAACCTGAGACCTAACCGGGTGTATTAGCTAGGTTTTATAGAAGTTATTTTACCGTTTAATGTGGATAGGTCCTGGTTTTTAGGTTGGTTATGATTCTCCATTTAAGAGATTAAGTTGAGCACGTCTCGTATTTCTCAAATAGTTGTTTCCGAGATTTTCTGCTCACGTGCCAAGCTTGGTTGACGTGCCGCCTGCTCCAGATAGTTATGTGCCGAGTATATCGGGCGGTTGATGCGCGGCCGAGCATTATGTGCTGAGCTTATTGCGCAACCGAGGATAAGGATGACGTATCACCACTAATGGTACgtttaatttgttttgaaatGTAATTAACTAATGATTATTCAATAAGCTGACAATTTGGAACGCCCATGCACGAATGTATCAAGACTTAGTCTATCATACTtgtcaaattttatttatctatatgtTTCCGCACAAATAAGAAATATAGttacattattttattttatgtgcAGTAATCCATTCACGACCGAGTGCATGAGCTGTTGATATCATCCAAAGCCAAAGTCAAACATCACTGTCTCATAGCAACTAAGGAAAACAAATTTATAGGGAAaattgtttctttttcttttcctaatATTTCTTTCtagtcaataataataataaaaaaaagaaaagtcttATAATAGTTTTATATTTCTATTtgttagaaatataattatttatagtattttttatttgaatttttaaaataaataattttataatataacattaaaaatttatgttcaaaaaatttaaaattcaatttttgatagaaaaaaaaagcataaaataagttgggcgatttttgttttttatttggGGAGTTGCAATGTGAGCAATGTGAGCACCTTAATAGTGCATGGCTTCATGCTGAGTGCTAACGTTGACTTGCGCCCAATAATATtctaattttagtattttttcatGAGTTTGAAACACGCTAATTATTTGACTATATAAGTATATATACAAGTGCAAAatagtaaataacagaaatttttaaaaaatattattcattatatatcatcactaaaaattattattattattattattattattattattattattattattattattattattattattattattattatatagtgCCCAAAAACTTCTCATAACACCCTTTTAATTTGGCTACATGTAATCTTTTGAATCAAGTAAGCATTATATTATTGATCGGTGAACGCCTTATAAAGTTATAATAAAAGCACGTTCATCTACCAGTTTCCATCTACCTAGTATTTCAATACACAGagaacaaaagaaataaaagatgGCCGGTAtccataataataaaataggttttactAACATGTATGTCttttaagaatatattttaaaaatattataaaaaagtacttattaaaaaatttaaaatatataattttatatttttaacataaatacataaaaaaatttaaaaaattattgttatgCTATTAAAACATATCTTTAAATATAAGATAGTtaaatctaataaaataatataaaatcaattgACCTCGATGTAGTGCTTTCTATGATTCCCAATAAGATATATCAAACAAAATATTCCGCGACTTTAGAGTTATCTCATCATCACGAAAAATATCGTTTGTTATTCTAAACGAATTCCGTTAGGGAGTTAATGAACAATGGAGTATTTGTATAATATGTACAATGAGTTATTTATTTGGTCtaatatgaattaaaaaataaatatttaaaataaaatactattaATTTCTTAAACACAATACACTTATATTATCTAGAATAACCATCTAGatatcaaaaataataaacatttgATATTCTACTGAATCGAACATCCCTAAACcccattatacacattgtaccGATACTccattggctccctatactTCCTCTAAAACATTATAGtattctaaattaaattacCTTAGTTCAGTACTTAATATCACTATGCGAAacattgttatttatttttcttataattcaaATGTATTTAGTAATACTAATGTAATGCT is a window from the Arachis stenosperma cultivar V10309 chromosome 3, arast.V10309.gnm1.PFL2, whole genome shotgun sequence genome containing:
- the LOC130967091 gene encoding uncharacterized protein LOC130967091 — encoded protein: MPGINPEVICHKLAIDKTARPVAQKKRNLGEEKKQAALEETKKLLNAGFIREIRFTTWLSNVVMVRKNSGKWRMCVDFTNLNKACPKDAYPLPCIDKLVDNASGFKALSFMDAYSGYNQILMHPEDQSKTAFITEHGNFCYKVMPFGLKNAGAAYQMLMDKVFQQQIGRNMEVYVDDMVAKTPMQGSHCDDLVEIFRQIRAYNMRLNPDKCAFGVQGGKFLGFMLTSRGIEANPEKCKAMLNMTSPRTVKEVQQLAGRIAAMSRFLPAVANRSYHFFQTFSKGKKFNWTDECENAFTELKQHLTSPPILQKPETGNPLYLYLSVSNHAISSVLVTEIGKKQNPVYFISRVLQPTETRYPKIEQLALALITTARRLRHYFQSHTIIVRTDQPLRQILTRPELAGRLIKWSVELSEFDIRYESRKILKSQVLADFISEMTNDTYNTEVRWTIHVDGTSNKEGSGAGILLKEGDKVVAEQSLQFRFNASNNQAEYEALLAGLKLALQLQIPRITAYCDSSLVVHQIKGEFQVKDPLLEKYWLITKDLISKFKEFDIIHVNREQNTRADVLSKLATTRQAENTSALSQLTLDKPSFEQDTILSITQVPDWRAPFFDYINTGTIPNDESNLPLFRRRASFYTVLGNTLYRRGHSQPLLKCISKEEAEEVMAETHEGVCGNHIGGRALAAKILRTGYYWPTIKRDCTSKVKACDNCQKHATLSETPAEELHTTEVSWPFDRWGLDILGPFPKAPGQVKFLLVSIDYFSKWIEAQPLAHITAEKVRSFLWKNIICRYGIPREIISDNGRQFTDHKLATFLTNFNIKHHFSSVEHPQTNGQVESANRIILQGLKKKLGDAKGEWADLIPEILWSYNTTIQSATGETPFKLVYGAEALIPVEVSVPTLRTELYDETNNLQTRTAELDLVEEERDISAIKQRARKQYLEQRHNRKVVHRSFNNGDLVLRRTEEARKPPAHGKLAANWEGPFRVLQSLGKGAYKLETLQGDQLPGTWNISSLKKYQS
- the LOC130967092 gene encoding uncharacterized protein LOC130967092, coding for MADKESPQLSQDDLLARIAELQAEVRRIAELSTQNNGESSKNSAQGATDPLNIAPPKEKLTLDNPFSEEITNYQMPKNFTLPTALEPYKGFGDPRAHIKKFQSMMFFNGPKNEPVLCRAFPTYLDGAALLWFSKLPEGSISSFEDLARSFIDYFAASRIYVHGSDYLGTIKQGQHESLKDYLTRFADATMEIQDLDPAVHLHALKAGLRPGKFRETIAITKPKTLEEFRERAAGQMEIEELREAQKSDKQPQRRDEERPFRSPGNRDTKKPPKPASKYNTYTRFNTRRENIIREILNAKIIKPPARAGNYQDQRFVDKTKHCALHRKFGHTTDDCIVAKDLLERLARQGLLDKYIETRKGKGGNSDRAEHKQATADDKKERIAPDPPRGVINHISGGFAGGGETSSARKRSYRAMLAIEGTIQPKKDKGPDVTISFNQTDFKSVSPNLDDPVVISIQVGDLLVRKTLLDPGSSADVLFYSTFTKMKLSEKLIQPSSGELIGFSGERVPIRGHIWLKTTMGEIPMAKSIDIQYLIVNCYSPYNIILGRPALNTFRAVVSTLHLCVKFPVQENKIAAVYADHQEARQCYNAGLKPVQTKQEARPQVQAIQTSASTATLADLDPREDLGQWTIFNK